Proteins found in one Zea mays cultivar B73 chromosome 1, Zm-B73-REFERENCE-NAM-5.0, whole genome shotgun sequence genomic segment:
- the LOC100273913 gene encoding Homeobox-leucine zipper protein HOX8 yields MKRPTSRGSSMVSGQATTDLQEDSCRSMEPHGVDGDATAAAERDDVDAGAYDEEVDEEEELAGSRGGLGEKKRRLAADQVRALERSFEVDNKLDPERKARIARDLSLHPRQVAVWFQNRRARWKTKQIERDFAALRVRHDALRVECDALRRDKDALAAEIKELRGMVEKQMEVKLESAAEELLPVATRSAAAAAVYNKDGSTDSDSSAVFNEEASPYPYSGAALDHQQQQETSHPLGFTGFTSFLTSSFPSVYHGDSHLDQEADGFFSAAAAGDGFFAEEQSAGIGSWYGGEGW; encoded by the exons ATGAAGAGGCCGACCAGCAGAGGTTCTTCAATGGTCAGCGGGCAAGCAACCACAGATCTACAAG AAGATAGCTGCAGGTCCATGGAGCCGCACGGAGTGGACGGCGATGCTACGGCCGCGGCTGAGCGCGACGACGTGGACGCCGGGGCGTACGACGAGGAGGTGGACGAAGAAGAGGAGCTCGCAGGGTCCCGCGGCGGCCTCGGGGAGAAGAAGCGGCGGCTGGCGGCGGATCAGGTGCGCGCCCTGGAGCGGAGCTTCGAGGTAGACAACAAGCTGGACCCAGAGCGCAAGGCCCGGATCGCGCGCGACCTCAGCCTCCACCCGCGCCAGGTCGCCGTCTGGTTTCAGAACCGCCGCGCGCGCTGGAAGACCAAGCAGATCGAGCGCGACTTCGCCGCGCTCCGCGTGCGCCACGACGCACTCCGCGTCGAGTGCGACGCGCTCCGCCGCGACAAAGACGCCCTCGCCGCCGAG ATAAAGGAGCTGAGGGGCATGGTGGAAAAGCAGATGGAGGTGAAGCTGGAGTCCGCGGCGGAGGAGCTGCTGCCGGTGGCGACGaggtcagcagcagcagccgctgtgTATAACAAGGACGGGTCGACGGACAGCGACTCGAGCGCCGTGTTCAACGAGGAGGCGTCGCCCTACCCTTACTCCGGCGCGGCCTTAGACCATCAGCAGCAGCAAGAAACCAGCCACCCGCTGGGCTTCACGGGTTTCACCTCCTTCTTGACGTCCTCTTTCCCTTCCGTATACCATGGGGATTCGCATTTGGACCAGGAAGCGGACGGCTTCttcagcgccgccgccgccggcgacgGATTCTTCGCCGAGGAGCAGAGCGCAGGCATCGGCAGCTGGTACGGCGGTGAGGGTTGGTAG
- the LOC100273913 gene encoding homeobox-leucine zipper protein HOX8 isoform X1 produces the protein MKRPTSRGSSMVSGQATTDLQDSCRSMEPHGVDGDATAAAERDDVDAGAYDEEVDEEEELAGSRGGLGEKKRRLAADQVRALERSFEVDNKLDPERKARIARDLSLHPRQVAVWFQNRRARWKTKQIERDFAALRVRHDALRVECDALRRDKDALAAEIKELRGMVEKQMEVKLESAAEELLPVATRSAAAAAVYNKDGSTDSDSSAVFNEEASPYPYSGAALDHQQQQETSHPLGFTGFTSFLTSSFPSVYHGDSHLDQEADGFFSAAAAGDGFFAEEQSAGIGSWYGGEGW, from the exons ATGAAGAGGCCGACCAGCAGAGGTTCTTCAATGGTCAGCGGGCAAGCAACCACAGATCTACAAG ATAGCTGCAGGTCCATGGAGCCGCACGGAGTGGACGGCGATGCTACGGCCGCGGCTGAGCGCGACGACGTGGACGCCGGGGCGTACGACGAGGAGGTGGACGAAGAAGAGGAGCTCGCAGGGTCCCGCGGCGGCCTCGGGGAGAAGAAGCGGCGGCTGGCGGCGGATCAGGTGCGCGCCCTGGAGCGGAGCTTCGAGGTAGACAACAAGCTGGACCCAGAGCGCAAGGCCCGGATCGCGCGCGACCTCAGCCTCCACCCGCGCCAGGTCGCCGTCTGGTTTCAGAACCGCCGCGCGCGCTGGAAGACCAAGCAGATCGAGCGCGACTTCGCCGCGCTCCGCGTGCGCCACGACGCACTCCGCGTCGAGTGCGACGCGCTCCGCCGCGACAAAGACGCCCTCGCCGCCGAG ATAAAGGAGCTGAGGGGCATGGTGGAAAAGCAGATGGAGGTGAAGCTGGAGTCCGCGGCGGAGGAGCTGCTGCCGGTGGCGACGaggtcagcagcagcagccgctgtgTATAACAAGGACGGGTCGACGGACAGCGACTCGAGCGCCGTGTTCAACGAGGAGGCGTCGCCCTACCCTTACTCCGGCGCGGCCTTAGACCATCAGCAGCAGCAAGAAACCAGCCACCCGCTGGGCTTCACGGGTTTCACCTCCTTCTTGACGTCCTCTTTCCCTTCCGTATACCATGGGGATTCGCATTTGGACCAGGAAGCGGACGGCTTCttcagcgccgccgccgccggcgacgGATTCTTCGCCGAGGAGCAGAGCGCAGGCATCGGCAGCTGGTACGGCGGTGAGGGTTGGTAG